The Mytilus edulis chromosome 12, xbMytEdul2.2, whole genome shotgun sequence genome contains a region encoding:
- the LOC139499588 gene encoding uncharacterized protein, whose product MYQNKQYSYNKSRSPGEMIGECLHNIFSSGFLLIAGLLLVFSSLVSIVSCLLPFWFKLTLYDQIFGDELYANDTEIDTGLYFMDKDRFINLLMIDKASSVQLMPDYLKFAQLLYLIGTIGILVCTASAVLLLTRDKVVVSAEMALAGATVAIALCQVLGVILCVIQVLVNDQAMWQDLPVKDSIPNRFGYYKVLEAYPKVELNWGFYFAAASAMCSLASAICVVLQMFLSCNRLSHIRYQMLREKPDEGTSPIPGYPYYANKGYDRQPGEFLL is encoded by the exons atgtatcaaaataaacaatacagttaTAACAAATCTAGAAGTCCAGGCGAGATGATTGGGGAGTGCCTCCATAATATATTTAGTTCGGGCTTCCTTCTCATTGCTGGTCTATTGTTGGTGTTTTCTTCGCTGGTGTCTATTGTCAGCTGTTTGCTGCCCTTCTGGTTCAAGTTGACGCTATACGACCAGATTTTTGGAGATGAGTTATACGCCAACGACACTGAGATTGATACTGGACTGTACTTCATGGATAAAGACAGATTTATCAATTTATTGATGATCGACAAAGCATCAAGTGTCCAGCTCATGCCAG ATTATTTGAAATTTGCCCAGTTGCTGTACTTAATTGGTACCATTGGTATATTGGTATGCACTGCCTCAGCCGTGTTGTTGTTGACACGTGACAAGGTTGTTGTTTCTGCAGAGATGGCGTTAGCAGGTGCTACGGTTGCAATAG CTTTATGTCAAGTTTTAGGAGTTATACTTTGTGTGATTCAAGTGCTTGTAAACGACCAGGCCATGTGGCAGGACCTACCAGTCAAAGATTCCATCCCAAACCGCTTTGGTTACTACAAAGTCTTAGAGGCCTATCCAAAGGTGGAATTAAACTGGGGATTCTACTTCGCAGCAGCTTCAGCCATGTGCTCTCTCGCCTCTGCCATTTGTGTAGTCctacagatgtttttatcctgcaatcgTCTTAGCCACATTCGGTATCAGATGCTGAGAGAGAAACCTGATGAGGGAACCAGTCCTATACCTGGTTACCCGTATTATGCTAACAAGGGCTACGACCGACAACCTGGTGaatttctactttga
- the LOC139499585 gene encoding uncharacterized protein, whose product MKNKKVKQLIKSAVDTSTNVLRALCQKKLLSDPGEDFRSFLTKNLHYFFHQYEGENIRCCECTLLNSENTKTTDFPKSVFLQAYDYKGDPFDGHVVKEEENIVQKCMHTYEARNISFDELDTETLSVFLSHRGHLSQDENEALKIIRSAIQRLDDTKQEQPQNMEVKWADLEKAVISLTHPHYYRQLVKVVFDEICKLDQSNPEATGIKKEKTLNPTKECSISEEEWISDNEGPSMKNKSDEQNMQMLTKLFKSVVPTERNNKSSSENVADMDKILIQPCAIEKKIGKLTLNVQYQRIIKTDKVGPTFELSPMDVKWNIKTPEGWKIEKIIKKLKSKMDEISTDLPLRIKNITRGSVNILTTVEADVLTDQTKSNRVFKSFLGKIVNAGGFGTNRRQTINVRAEIVHEDPTFTFEMSATSLEMPVDIIKATSGVFEFCANERVNYPGTFMCDGFIVDCIVDRRLARKSSGHWPFDIDMLREFTITYPFKRLLNNHRSFQEQSFTNKSWHERFIRSLRFCAPGMPVTVTNSGMECRYLLSHSNHYNDDSIDILHSVLTSAIKAQSYNCAKALAWKFTRLFVKSFKKKQFYDVWPGFICNCKDKCAPLEDYEICSSDIVIVVEVYAVEDVFPRPNVFHGTPITYKVVKGYSPEANLISKEIDQYQNIEDNSCAVNVSNEQAQQFFSAHSKLCLITKSSLRSKGYSRKKQKQTFVKEPCIQLFCRFKGIIPVGEKHFPTSIDSFATDVLEGYPQLLVKDVKIGSEVGSSCRAGTGTLGGFVKFHGEDALLTCAHVVLERDLLGSNANRPEMHENPIVVYCKNPDELEFKCGKLVSYVFPPELSEGTSVDAAIIRMDPFSRISENFVAVDREGHCLKSMYLHRNYIDYREIGTIHEVQVAAVGAISSVQQRHDRICLEDKKQVEFETLAHAVRNKVNHYPTPLDINDCIHLVDHAIKQVGDEELKTPRTVTLHQQISMRKVSFTQGDSGMCIYVKCPDNQFRCLGMAIASHPDGGCIITPIKAILSAFKLI is encoded by the exons atgaagaacaaaaaagttaaacaacTGATTAAATCAGCAGTCGACACATCAACGAATGTTCTCCGTGCATTGTGTCAGaaaaaactattgtctgatcctGGAGAAGATTTTCGAAGTTTTCTCACTAAGAaccttcattatttttttcaccaatatGAAGGAGAAAACATACGATGCTGTGAATGTACGTtattaaattctgaaaataccAAGACTACCGATTTTCCAAAGTCTGTTTTCTTGCAAGCATACGATTATAAAGGCGATCCGTTTGATGGGCATGTAGTTAAAGAAGAGGAAAACATAGTTCAGAAGTGTATGCATACGTATGAAGCACGCAACATTTCATTCGATGAGCTTGATACTGAAACTTTATCGGTTTTCTTATCGCATAGAGGACATTTGTCTCAAGATGAAAATGAAGCCTTAAAAATTATACGATCTGCTATACAAAGACTAGATGACACAAAGCAAGAGCAACCGCAGAACATGGAGGTCAAATGGGCTGATTTAGAAAAAGCTGTCATTTCACTGACACATCCACATTATTACCGTCAACTGGTTAAAGTAGTGTTTGATGAAATTTGTAAACTTGATCAATCAAACCCTGAGGCAACTGGC atcaaAAAAGAGAAAACGTTGAATCCAACAAAGGAATGTTCGATAAGCGAGGAGGAATGGATAAGTGACAACGAAGGTCCTTCCATGAAAAACAAGTCTGATGAACAAAACATGCAGATGTTAACCAAATTATTTAAGTCTGTAGTACCAACTGAAAGAAACAACAAGTCTTCATCGGAAAACGTAGCTGACATGGACAAGATACTCATTCAGCCAT GTGCGATAGAAAAAAAGATAGGAAAGTTGACTCTAAATGTGCAGTATCAGAGGATTATCAAAACTGACAAAGTTGGTCCTACTTTTG AACTGAGTCCGATGGATGTAAAATGGAATATCAAAACCCCTGAAGGATGGAAGATtgaaaagattataaaaaaattgaagagTAAAATGGATGAAATTTCTACAGATTTGCCgttaagaataaaaaatataacaagagGATCTGTCAATATATTAACAACAGTTGAAGCAGACGTCCTTACAGATCAAACGAAAAGCAATCGTGTATTCAAGTCTTTTCTTGGAAAAATAGTAAATGCTGGAGGTTTTGGAACAAATAGAAGACAGACAATTAATGTTCGTGCCGAAATTGTGCATGAAG atCCTACGTTTACTTTTGAAATGAGTGCGACATCGTTAGAAATGCCTGTAGATATCATTAAAGCAACAAGTGGTGTTTTCGAATTTTGTGCGAATGAAC GTGTAAATTATCCTGGCACATTTATGTGTGATGGATTCATTGTTGATTGTATTGTTGACAGAAGACTAGCCAGGAAGTCAtcag GACATTGGCCGTTTGATATAGACATGCTTCGAGAATTCACGATAACATATCCTTTTAAAAGACTTTTGAACAACCATCGCAGCTTTCAGGAACAATCTTTCACTAACAAATCATGGCATGAACGGTTCATACGCAGTCTCAGGTTTTGTGCACCCGGAATGCCCGTAACGGTTACTAATTCAGGAATGGAATGTCGGTATTTGCTGTCTCATTCGAACCATTATAATGATGATTCCATAGATATCTTGCATTCGGTATTAACATCAGCAATCAAGGCACAAAGTTATAACTGCGCAAAAGCATTGGCATGGAAGTTCACAAGACTATTTGTCAAATCGTTTAAAAAGAAGCAGTTCTATGACGTATGGCCAGGTTTCATCTGTAATTGTAAAGACAAATGTGCACCTTTGGAAGATTATGAAATATGCTCATCTGATATTGTAATAGTTGTTGAGGTGTATGCAGTCGAAGATGTATTTCCCCGACCAAATGTTTTTCATGGTACTCCAATTACCTACAAAGTCGTAAAAGGATATTCACCAGAGGCAAATCTAATATCGAAAGAAATTGACCAGTATCAGAATATCGAAGACAATTCATGTGCAGTCAATGTCTCAAATGAGCAAGCTCAGCAGTTCTTTTCTGCCCACAGCAAATTGTGCCTTATTACAAAATCTTCCTTGAGATCCAAAGGCTACAGTCGGAAAAAGCAGAAACAGACCTTTGTGAAAGAACCATGTATCCAGTTGTTTTGTAGGTTTAAAGGAATCATTCCCGTCGGTGAGAAACATTTTCCTACTTCCATAGACTCATTTGCAACAGATGTTTTAGAAGGATACCCACAATTACTAGTCAAAGATGTTAAAATTGGAAGTGAAGTTGGTAGTTCGTGTCGCGCAGGAACAGGAACTCTGGGTGGATTTGTTAAATTTCACGGTGAAGATGCGCTGTTGACATGTGCTCATGTGGTTCTTGAACGGGATCTCCTTGGGTCAAATGCGAACAGACCGGAAATGCACGAGAATCCTATTGTTGTTTATTGCAAAAATCCCGACGAACTGGAATTTAAATGTGGGAAATTGGTCAGCTATGTATTTCCACCAGAATTAAGTGAAGGCACCAGCGTTGATGCAGCGATTATCAGAATGGATCCGTTTAGTCGAATAAGTGAAAATTTTGTTGCCGTTGACAGAGAAGGCCATT GTCTTAAATCAATGTACTTACATCGCAACTATATTGACTACCGAGAAATTGGGACAATTCATGAGGTGCAGGTGGCTGCTGTTGGAGCGATTTCATCAGTTCAACAAAGACACGATAGGATCTGTTTGGAAGATAAAAAACAAGTTGAATTTGAAACCCTTGCCCACGCTGTTAGAAATAAAGTGAATCATTATCCAACGCCTCTGGATATTAATGATTGTATTCATCTTGTTGATCACGCAATAAAACAAGTCGGAGATGAAGAACTAAAAACTCCTAGAACTGTTACGTTACATCAGCAGATTTCAATGCGCAAGGTGTCTTTTACACAAGGTGACTCCGGTATGTGCATCTATGTCAAATGTCCGGACAATCAGTTTCGTTGCCTAGGAATGGCCATAGCATCACACCCAGACGGTGGATGTATCATTACTCCGATAAAGGCCATTTTATCAGCATTTAAgttaatatga